Sequence from the Diabrotica undecimpunctata isolate CICGRU unplaced genomic scaffold, icDiaUnde3 ctg00002339.1, whole genome shotgun sequence genome:
tctccgcggataggattttcacatttggaaaatcgaaagagtgccttgttgtgttagcatgtgtggctagggaacatctatcagggtgtaactTAATGTgactcttgtgaagagtcaaaCGGCTGAAAACTTTTTGGGAGGGgtgacctatatatatatatatatatatatatatatatatatatatatatatatatatatatatatatactattttttattgtCAATAAACCGTAGTTTTACGTTAAAATAAgtcttttaaaaattaaacaaaattaagttaaaatacaaTTTCTGTGGAAGTGGAAATCggaacgtcaaaataaacttattaaagtaaaattgtggcttattcctagtAACAATAGTAAATTGAATAAGACGCCATAAGAAATACTCAATTTTCTTACAAAAGAATTGTCAAATAGACGATTGTTTGTGGtcgtatataataaatattagtaGCGGACAATGTCTTTATAAACTATTGttattctaataaattatttgaaatcaaTAACTAAATTCTGTTATAAAATATGCGATTGATAACAGATTAGTAAAGTGTTAAACTATTAGTACTTCTAATTAcgctttttttttcaaattgttttaaTATGTGTATATTTGTGTGACCTCTTCAAGAATCCGTGTCATATAATGTTTAGCCTTAACTTCAAtaatatattgatttttaatataatatatttaaacattCGATTTGTCTGCTTATCCaacataatatatttaaacattGCGAAAAAATATAATCGAACCTCGATAAGCCAGATAAATCCGGCAATAGACCAAAACATTATTTTACAGATTTtactaatttttataattttattgtttgaCTACTCTTTGGTTggaaatcaaaacatcaaaaCAAAAAACCTGTCAGGTTAATGACAGTCACTGTAGTTTATtcccaaaatataaaatattcagagTAATTATTAGTGATCCACAAATGCTAAATTATGAGTCACCAAGTAGTGGAAACCGATGAGAAGTTGTCATTATATCTTCAGAATTTGATGACCAACTTGTAAAAGCTACCAAAGGCTATTGTAATAAATGagtttgtaacattttttaaattaatatattaaattaattttaattccttttacccatgtggatgatacgctgatggtcgtgtttacgatcagaaatttttattggaaaactactggaatatgactgaagaatctacctaagtatttatttaaagacgccggtcTGGCGAATCCGTAGCTAATCCTCTTTTTCATAAAAgcggtaattgtcgtcgaacgcccgttATAATGTTTTTCGGaaaaaacctaatctaggagatttgatgtttcatcacgtttgtaggtagaagtataccgttatgttcaatgttaattagaactttttaccttctcagaaatacatacagctggcctattatttttggggggaagataccctcaccttttcttgggtagcttggtaaaaATTTTGAGAGGAACCAAGTCacttatcggtgggcattcgtcgagttaagacgcttagttcacattatcgtatctgctaccttaccgtctctgtgcattttctttttaagtgtgtatacatttgcttattagagttttttttatcttacactatattagtttaagtatagttgtaaagcacctttaagggtaattaaattcagtgtttaataccagtacagtattaacttcagtgacttaaTGCAGCAGTCgccaggaattactgtaagttaacATAAccttaatatctccacctatctgggcaagtaacatggtatggaatcatatcatcttccattatctggacgtatctcaaattcatacatgtcttcaaatgtagttgagagtagctactgaattttgcagtcaattaaagaacattctatattttttttttgttacgaaccaaataatcgacttaaccaagtgcggtttggttaaatttttatgttttcatttctgtaatctttctgtatttttgtaaatttagattttattaatttttgttatcttttgtgtttgttataattttttattcattttttgctgtaatatctcgagatacgcccaAACTTTATTTGTGTATgattgtgttatacttatatctttgtaaaggtattttctaattatatttctgctccgggattttaccgcggtaaaatcccggagaactggctgcagtcaacatttattacaatcccgaagaaaccaaaggcccagatctgtgatgactaccggcttataagcttgattaatcatgtcactaaagcgttcactaagatcattcatagaagaatatatgataaatgtgagtcaaatattgatagatcgcagtttggctttcggaaagcacttggaactagagaagcaattttcgctctccaggtgcttatacagcggtatagagacgttgataaggacgtgtatttgtgctttgtggattttagaaaagcatttgacaatgtcaatcatgaacaattgatagatattctgcgaaagacaggtattgacgacaaggacattcgaattgtggcaaacctatactggggtcaaacagcaagagcaaaaattggcaacgaactcactaaaagtgtgcagatcaaaagaggtgtccgtcagggttgtatattatccccactcctattcaatatttattccgaagaaatatttaataaatgtatggaaaatgcaaatgagggcataaaaataaacggcgagttaacaaacaatataagatatgccgacgacacggtgatccttgccagtaccatagacgaattacagcaggtaatggaaagagtttattcagttagtgaggaatacggcctgagcctcaacttcaagaagacaaagtggatgctgattgaccatgtagaatcttatgtgtaccttggcaccaacgtaaatgcaaaatgggaacaggccacagaaattaaggcgagaatagaacgagctagagcagcatttagcaatatgaaaaagctcctcataagcagggatttgtctcttcccctaaaactacgtctagttaaatgctacatttttccgatcttactgtatggtgtggaggcctggacgctgacggagacgctcacgagaaaactagaagcattcgaaatgtgggtgtaccgacgcattcttcgtatatcctggaccgaacatgtcaccaacacagaggtaatccaaagaatcggaaaggagaaagaaatcgtgaatacaattaaacaaagaaagcttgaatatctaggccacatattgagacacgataagtaccgtctactgcaattgattgtccagggaaaaatagacagtaagcgaggtccaggcaggagaagacactcgtggctccaaaatctgaggaagtggttcgggctcacatcggtcgaactattcagaagcgccgcaaataagatcagaattgccatgttaatagccaacgttcgcaacggacagggcacttgaagaagaagaagaagatttctgctatttttttatatgtatacctaccaccatttcatagttgtttgtgtatttttattacttgtgttgcattcagcagcgtcgtaattttgttgttgtttaatatattgttattgttttatgtatgtattttatttgtcgactcctaacaaagttccctgatatatttgctttttacctttaaatataactatacctttgaccagtagaaagatcaggcttaagtttcgtaggtaagtaagtgtaataccttatatatttattttttgtttatgtagagtgttgaccaaatttattcaatatttaactgtgatatcttttcttgggtttgatctctgaacctaaatatctttccttatctcttttcttttctaaggtttcttaattttctccttaaaccccaaaaaattaagtggcgccctgttccctatcttatcttatctttggtaattttacccatctatctttttgttcatttctgtGTCTTTTCCAATAGCTCTTATCGTacatttacttatttcgtccgttggacccattcctggtttcaaaagctagtttcgaacccacgactcgctctccaccaaccatctggctgccgtccgcagtgtctccattggtgacctttctagcaccatccaaaaaaggtttccgaggttacaagttAATGTCCTCAAGTTTTGCGTATAATGTTTATATATACATACAGTGTGTACAGAAAGTATCGTAACTTCCAAATGTTTTGGTCCCTgataagtttacaaaaaaaagtttttaaagtcTTTTGTTTGCAACTGGCAGGTCATTACAAATGCAAATCTTTACATAGAGGTTAATGTTTACCGTCAAGGTAATAAACCATTGCCGTACGGATGTAGTTGAAACTAATTAGGCTTAGTTTTTGAAAAATGAGTACGTATAGAAAGCACGAATTTTGTAAAAGTTCTTTCCGCTCTTTAATTTTTTCACGAAGCAACCTTTCTCTTTTAATAGTAGTACTATTTTTAGATTTGATGTTTTATTCGAGTTTATATGCAGTTCTTTCACATACAAACATACATGAAATGGATTTTTATTCaggaaatttattatatattccgTATTTGTGCCTTATCAGTGTTGCCAATGGCAACACTGTCTTAATCAATTCTTGCCGGAACGTAAACAAGTCTAAACCGGCTCCCATCGCGTTCGCAGGTGCTTCAGTTGCGAACGTGTCTCTGTGGCTTTATGTGCTGTGTTTGtttattaaacagttttataTTACGCAGTTATTTGTTTATTTCGTGTGCAGAGTTTAAATAATCTGTTAGTACGCTTTCATCATGGGTAAAAAACGCGATCTTTCACCACGTAAAAAAGCTGAGGTAAAGGCCCTAGTGAatactaaaatattttcaaaccGCGAAATATCACGAAGGTTAAAGGTTTCTGAAGCTAGTGTACGACGCATAAAGAAGAAGATTGAATTAGGGAAAGCATTGAGCCcaaaacgaaagaaaaaatgcGGCAGAAAGCCTATTTTCACTCCAAGGTCAGAAAGATCTTTAAAGAAAATTTGCCTGGAAAACAGATTTGCTACCACAAAATTGATAAAATCGCAACTCCAAGGTGTCAATGTGAATGCTTCTGAACGTATTGTGTGCAGAAAATTAAAAGATTTGTGTTAAACAGTTGCGTGATAAAGATGTGGACTTCTGGAGGTCGGTAGTCGGTAAGTTCATAATTTCTTGCATAATATTTCATATTTCTTTCACAAATAATGCATTTAACCATTTAACCAGCCTAAAAAGCCCAgcacataattttttttctattgtttacAGGTATGCTTCAGTGAATTtgaaattttgcaaaacaaaGCTCAGTTTGTGCGTCGTCATCATGGAGAAAAGGTTCATCCTGACTGTGTTGTTCAGACTGTGAAGCACCCTACAAAAGTGATGATTTGGTCAGTCATTAGCGGCAAGGGTACTGGACGTCTGTACGTGGTAAAAGGAATGATGCGGCAAGACCAGTACAAAGATGTCTTGCAAAGGCGGTTGATTCCGCAGCTCCAAGACTAGTTTCCAAATGGGGAACCATTCCTTTTTATGTAAGATGGAGCTTCCTGCCATACAGCATGGTCTGTCAAAGCTTTTTTGGCAGAACAAAATATCTCTTTGTTGGATTGGCCGGGTAATAGCCCCGATATGAACCCCATAGACAACGTTTGGGAGTTGATGAAAAGAGAAGTGGCTAAAGACATAATTACAAAAAAACGCAGCTCTTAGAAAGAATAATTTACGTGTGGAATCATCATCCTCAAATGCAAGAGACAGTACAGGCTTGCATTGATAGTATGCCGCGCAGAATTAAAGCTCTAATAGCGGCTAACAAAATATTAACACTTAATTGTCGTTATTTCTGTTTTCTTTCAAGAgtcaataaatacatatttgttcatTAATAATGATGTTTTATTGGTAATAAAATATAGACAATTAAATGGACAACCAAATAACGTACATTATTTCTGGTATATAGAAAAAACCTATTTAGTATCAGCTCataattaactttttttataaaatcttatAGTGCGTCTAATAATTTGGCCTGGGACTGTATCTATACTATTATATTCATAGAATACTTTGTCTCATTGGGGAATAGTTCTTTGTTAATAAATGACTTTGATGATTTTGACAAATCATCATTGGGGTACCTGCCAACCTGCCGACCCAGTAACGTTGTGACGAATTTTGTACCGTggatatttagattttttttgggtttttccAATTCACTCCCTTTCATGTTTTTGTCTTTATTTCATTGTCATTATGTCAGCCATTGGTGATCTAAAAGTGTGAGCACAAAAGCAATAAATCGATCGCAGGGATTGGAATATAAGCAGACTGCTTTAGTTTATTTCACTTTCAGAATTATACTCACTCACTAGACTatattttctattctttttttttgtatttattttaataatgtatTGACCATATACTATACattgtgtccgtaaagtatggaataaattcgatatttcctaaatgagcgttttaaaaaaatctaaaacacgccgatttttaagtttaatgttctacattttagaataaaatttcattatacaaggtgatacacattgaAGTGATGACGTCGtcggctcttttttaaatgtaacaccctgtattttaggacatttttagatcgataaaaatgagctgattccaaaaaaaaaaatgtaatacttggggtctaacggatataatttgaaagatatgcgcttagaaaattaatttttattaatttctaatattaataaattataaataacttataataaataacttgaaagtaatccagtaattaatacatgccattatcttaaatgttcgaattgtagcccttgttgtatttaaCAGTAACACAAACGTTGTACAAaatcttgtagaaccttgtttatggtttcttgagcaataatgtttatttctttacgaatttttgtttttaagtcttcaatatttgcaggtttagttttataaacaacattcttcaaATTACCCCatataaaataatccaaaggattgaggtctgtggcctcgctggccattcaatatgtccacgtcttccaatccacctgttcggaaaaactTTGCTTAGATACCTTCTATCATCTACAGCATAAtacggaggcgcaccatcctgttgaaaccataaactttcatcaaaacgTCCAGGATTAAttctactggggaataaattaactaaagtaggtaagATAGGTACGAGATACTCCCTTAAAacctgaaggtatgctggcccgtttaaattaccttcgaaaaagtagggtcTGATGATTCTATTTCTTACAAttccagcccatacgtttaccttttgcgggtattgtatGCGATGTTTCCACATCCAGTTagggttttcttttgcccagtatctacaattttgacggttgacctcgccatttaatgtgAATGTAACCTCATCAGAAAAactaatattttgaaccaagagaggggtttcggtggcagttatccatcattctttcgcaaAATTGTAcagaacagaagtgtgcgcatcttcttcaaaagctagTAGTACATCTAATGTTGtatcataatttacagagggacgaccttaTTTgtgtgcattttcaaccgtaccagtttctcgaaatttcttttaaatcttacttactgttgactgcgttatGGGTCTTTATCATTAAATagattacacacttccatctgagttcgcaaTTTGtctacccaatcatcatgagtatttcaattctttgctttacactcaaattcttttctacttcaaattaattctaagcaataatacagaacattcacgaattaatacaattattgtactacgtaattgttattgaacgttactaaaaataactACATTTCACCAAAAACTagtagtaggctacttttttgcaattgataataaataattcattttataagcgcatatctttcaaattatatccatattgatctaaaaatgtcataaaatatagggtgttacatttaaaaaaagagccgatgatgTCATCACGTCATCACCTTAATTTGTATCATCTTTTATAATGAAATTTCATTTtagaatgtagaacattaaatttaaaaatcggcgtgatttaaatttttttaaaatgggttttcatttaggaaatatcgaatttattccatactttacggacacactgtataaaccCCACTTACGgcgataatatatatatatatatatatatatatatatatatatatatatatatatataatatatatatctttaaggaagatgaccgtttaatttaatataaaaatgtgcactcgtaagtgaatgggatgttttcggtcaatttggaaataaaaaagacaagagttgtgctactttatctatttaatgaagacgtttcgcccactgtttaatgagcatcatcagttcatctaaaagagtgttattagcgatacatctaatatgagaaacaattaagtaaatgatcttacctttaaaagatctgtagagttaaaatggtattaatgtgaagaaacatcaaaaaatcaagcatcaaaaattaatctaataaatacatcagcaaaaaaaacacagaaagacagaacgccggaagattcccaatttacgtaattttatattaatttttttatttgaacttttgacaacattgattgattataaaatctatcaaaaaatgtacttgtcaattttgaaatgttatattaacaacggcacggctagggttcttgactgttatgaccatatcatgcaaaatgaagtatttgaaagctcgaatgttagaactgacaatcagctggtgagattaaAGGAAAAGTTTTTTAGATGCCAACATAAaggttatgatataataaaagaaactgAAGAAGGaaccaataattaaaagtaggatacggaagaatcaattttgtagtattagtgcatggtaaatttggcttaagttgctgatatcagttctcttatttaatgcattaaatgtTCATTTAATAAAATCAGTGGGCgaaaatagataaagtagcacaactcttgtcttttttatctccaaattgaccgaaaacatcccattcacttacgagtgcacttttatataggtatatgtatacatatatatttgtatacagattgaacgaatttaaaacggaacatacgaaatcaatgtatttcggctcaactccgctctaggtggttggccaacaaaaggttgtcaaataattatattataaaaatccaatacttcagcgggctgctggattctgaattctttcaagaacaagtcaaaactccacccaaataggttgcctagaatcactgaaaaaactagactacacaagcagttattatgctgtcaaaccacttatcgcttccttatagtccaagagatagtgccgaaattttgaactgatcagtaatatgacatttctctattggaatatattcattgtaactgggttaagactttgccttacaggcggacgcccctcgtgatacagggggtggctatacagggatgaagttgtcatttttttcggaaaaattaacgatcgataatatggctgaaaatttgcccagatgtatatttaagaaaaaaatgtgatttgtaaagtaaatatgactttagtttgaaaaaaaaaacattatcataatatcattttaaaactacaaaatattctataaaagattcagaccatgacgtagagttttatcaaatattttagaaaagtttttctattttttttttcttatcggaaaaatcgtttgaaaatttttggaaaaaaatcatggtataactgacagaaaatcgaaaggattctacaaattagattttacctcaaaaaattacgaaaattttcatttacggaaatttttttcgaaaattttgaggaaaactgtacttgacgcttttcagaatagtgtCAATCACTTttcagaagtgagcatacaaattttcaaatcaatcggtataaaaatatcataataaaatcagtttgaaaattgttaccgagacctaaaatgcgcaggcacgtggtacatttgatcccgttttatggctccctgtaacaacccagctgtccgctcttttcgatttagagtttttaggggctaaataatgagccatgaaaatggcggacatattacttatcgttaatttttccccaaaaaattgcaatttcacccctgtccgccaccccttatgtatccactctcgcgttcGCCCTTTGGGACtacgtctagttataccaagatcttactctgggcaaattttcagccatattatcgatcgttaatttttccaaaaaaaatgacaacttcatccctgtatagccacccccctgtaccacgaggggcgtccgcctgtaaggcaaagtcttaacccagttacaatgaatatattccaatagagaaatgtcttattactgatcagttcaaaatttcggctctatctctccgactattaggcaagctcctctttcctttaaaggagacagatagttgaacgatattttatacaatgtctatcaccaggtatggatttatttttgtccaagttttatattggtccactatttcaaatgcagttcaaacagacatatattaaattgtatgttccgttttaaattcgttcaatctgtatatatatatatatatatatatatatatatatatatatatatatatatatatatatatatatatatattagatatatatatgtatgtatatttacggcatttataacttaggtaggtaataGAAAAATAATGACTTGCGACCTAATgctgtacaaaaatattggtatcagtagcagggacaatctttgattttcggaaaattttgatCTTATTTTCAGTAATTTGGTacagtacggcattcatacacatagtttcggatgattatttagattactttttttgCAGTGCTGTACATATCGGGTGGTATATAGGTGAGAAATCTAGGGCGCAATCCTTTTTGGCTACTACGCCGTCTAAAAGTTGTGGTTCTTGCAAATTTTTATAAACAGTTATCTGTATTTATCAATAGAATCGTTGTTTTGTTTGTGTTAAGATAATTATTTCCTGTGCGGTAGTCGCTTTTTtgacaaaatataactaaaaactATGAAACTAATT
This genomic interval carries:
- the LOC140431952 gene encoding uncharacterized protein; translated protein: MGKKRDLSPRKKAEVKALVNTKIFSNREISRRLKVSEASVRRIKKKIELGKALSPKRKKKCGRKPIFTPRSERSLKKICLENRFATTKLIKSQLQGVNVCFSEFEILQNKAQFVRRHHGEKVHPDCVVQTVKHPTKVMIWSVISGKGTGRLYVVKGMMRQDQYKDVLQRRLIPQLQD